The Catenuloplanes niger genome includes a window with the following:
- a CDS encoding ParA family protein — protein sequence MHDCLANALQAPEFRDYDLIMIDCPPNFGLVTKTAIVASDYLLVPAKPDYLSTLGIGYMVTSLNKLVKDFNKHASHQSENWGPRRPIAPRIAGIAFTMTQHQIGRPINAQRNQIELVRAQGLARVLQSTIRNNPKYFSEAGENGIPAVLRGSPVDPLTVELRELTEEFLASLSEKG from the coding sequence GTGCATGACTGCCTGGCCAACGCACTACAGGCACCGGAGTTCCGCGACTACGACCTCATCATGATCGACTGTCCGCCGAACTTCGGCTTGGTCACCAAGACCGCGATCGTGGCCAGCGATTATCTTCTCGTGCCCGCCAAGCCAGATTACCTTTCGACGCTCGGCATCGGCTACATGGTCACCAGCCTGAACAAACTGGTAAAGGACTTCAATAAACACGCCAGTCATCAGTCGGAAAACTGGGGTCCACGACGACCCATCGCACCGCGAATCGCCGGCATCGCCTTCACCATGACGCAGCACCAGATCGGTCGGCCGATCAACGCCCAGCGCAATCAGATCGAACTGGTTCGCGCGCAAGGACTGGCTCGCGTGCTGCAGTCCACCATTCGCAACAATCCTAAATACTTCTCGGAGGCGGGCGAGAACGGAATACCGGCAGTCCTCCGCGGTTCTCCGGTCGATCCGCTGACCGTCGAACTACGCGAGTTGACCGAGGAATTCCTGGCCTCCCTTTCCGAAAAGGGGTGA
- a CDS encoding cysteine desulfurase, translating into MSTAAIPQGMPQYEDKPRFDVEKVRADFPILDREVNGHRMVYLDSGNTSQKPRQVLEVMQAHLERHNGNVSRSVHTVGTEATEAYEGARAKVAGFINAPSVDEVVFTKNATESINLVAYSFSERADDPRFRIGPGDEVVITEMEHHSNIVPWQLLCERTGATLRWFSITDQGRLQLDKLDELINERTKIVSYALVSNTLGTINPTSAITARAREVGALVMLDASQAAPHIPVDVRDLNVDFIAFTGHKMCGPTGVGVLWGRYELLTAMPPFLGGGSMIETVSMSGSTFAAPPAKFEAGTPPIVEVVGLGAAVDYLTGIGMEAIAWHEKELTAYALDALLAVPGLRIFGPETPVGRGGTLSFALDGVHPHDVGQVLDSLGVEVRVGHHCARPVCARYGVPAMTRASFYLYTTTEEVDALVRGLDQVRKIFG; encoded by the coding sequence ATGTCGACCGCCGCGATTCCGCAGGGCATGCCTCAGTACGAGGACAAGCCCCGGTTCGACGTGGAGAAGGTCCGCGCCGACTTCCCGATCCTCGACCGTGAGGTCAACGGTCACCGCATGGTCTACCTGGACAGCGGCAACACGTCGCAGAAACCGCGCCAGGTGCTCGAGGTCATGCAGGCGCACCTGGAACGGCACAACGGCAACGTGTCCCGTTCCGTCCACACGGTCGGCACCGAGGCGACCGAGGCGTACGAGGGGGCCCGCGCGAAGGTCGCGGGCTTCATCAACGCGCCGAGCGTCGACGAGGTGGTGTTCACCAAGAACGCCACCGAGTCGATCAACCTGGTGGCGTACTCGTTCTCCGAGCGCGCCGACGACCCGCGTTTCCGGATCGGGCCCGGCGACGAGGTCGTCATCACCGAGATGGAGCACCACTCCAACATCGTGCCGTGGCAGCTGCTCTGCGAGCGCACCGGCGCGACGCTGCGCTGGTTCTCCATCACCGACCAGGGCCGGCTGCAGCTCGACAAGCTCGACGAGCTGATCAACGAGCGCACCAAGATCGTGTCGTACGCGCTGGTCTCCAACACGCTCGGCACGATCAACCCGACGTCCGCCATCACCGCGCGGGCGCGCGAGGTCGGCGCGTTGGTCATGCTGGACGCGTCGCAGGCCGCGCCGCACATCCCGGTCGACGTGCGCGACCTGAACGTGGACTTCATCGCGTTCACCGGGCACAAGATGTGCGGCCCGACCGGCGTCGGCGTGCTCTGGGGCAGGTACGAGCTGCTCACCGCGATGCCGCCGTTCCTCGGTGGCGGCTCGATGATCGAGACCGTGTCGATGAGCGGGTCCACGTTCGCGGCGCCACCGGCGAAGTTCGAGGCCGGCACGCCGCCGATCGTGGAGGTGGTGGGACTCGGCGCGGCCGTGGACTACCTCACCGGCATCGGCATGGAGGCCATCGCCTGGCACGAGAAGGAGCTCACCGCGTACGCGCTGGACGCTCTTCTGGCCGTGCCGGGTCTTCGGATCTTCGGCCCGGAGACGCCGGTCGGCCGCGGCGGCACGCTCTCGTTCGCGCTCGACGGCGTGCACCCGCACGACGTCGGTCAGGTGCTCGACTCGCTCGGCGTGGAGGTGCGCGTCGGCCACCACTGCGCGCGGCCGGTCTGCGCCCGGTACGGCGTTCCGGCGATGACCCGAGCGTCGTTCTACCTGTACACGACCACCGAAGAGGTCGATGCGCTCGTGCGCGGCCTCGATCAGGTGCGGAAGATATTCGGCTGA
- a CDS encoding helix-turn-helix transcriptional regulator, with translation MLSASATEADPATGAQDGRTRDKITQLLLERGGATAAELGRALGLSAAGIRRHLDALLADGDVTTRDHTSGAPRGRGRPAKVFLLTDAARLRCGTHAYDNIASAALRFIAVHSGAAAVTEFAEAQVSALEQRCRQALEGAGDDPFARAEALAAVLTAEGYAANATTIATGGQLCQHHCPVAHVAAEFPQLCEAETAVISRLIGTHVQRLATIAHGDGVCTTHIPAPAGHAGNTTTKKNSTVRTDR, from the coding sequence CTGCTCTCCGCGAGCGCGACGGAGGCCGACCCGGCCACCGGCGCGCAGGACGGCCGCACCCGGGACAAGATCACTCAACTGTTGCTGGAGCGCGGTGGCGCCACCGCGGCCGAGCTCGGCCGGGCGCTCGGGCTGAGCGCCGCCGGCATCCGCCGCCACCTGGACGCGCTGCTCGCCGACGGTGACGTGACCACCCGTGACCACACCTCGGGCGCGCCGCGCGGGCGTGGGCGGCCGGCCAAGGTCTTCCTGCTCACCGACGCGGCGCGGCTGCGGTGCGGCACGCACGCCTACGACAACATCGCCTCCGCGGCGCTGCGCTTCATCGCGGTGCACAGCGGTGCCGCGGCCGTCACCGAGTTCGCCGAGGCACAGGTCTCCGCGCTGGAGCAGCGCTGCCGGCAGGCCCTGGAGGGGGCGGGCGACGACCCGTTCGCCCGGGCGGAGGCACTCGCGGCCGTGCTGACCGCGGAGGGCTACGCTGCGAACGCGACCACGATCGCGACCGGCGGGCAGCTGTGTCAGCACCACTGTCCGGTGGCGCACGTGGCCGCCGAGTTCCCCCAGCTCTGCGAGGCGGAGACGGCGGTCATCTCCCGCCTGATCGGCACCCACGTGCAGCGTCTGGCCACGATCGCGCACGGCGACGGGGTCTGCACCACGCATATCCCGGCTCCGGCCGGGCACGCAGGTAACACCACCACGAAGAAGAACTCCACCGTGAGGACAGATCGATGA
- the sufC gene encoding Fe-S cluster assembly ATPase SufC, with the protein MSTLEIRDLQVSVKLPEGELKPILRGVDLTVRSGETHAIMGPNGSGKSTLAYSLAGHPRYEITGGTVTLDGVDVLAMTVDERARAGLFLAMQYPVEVPGVSVANFLRTAKTAIDGEAPKLRTWAGELRGAMERLQMDPAFAQRNVNEGFSGGEKKRHEIVQLELLKPKIAILDETDSGLDVDALRVVSEGVNRVRESGDTGLLLITHYTRILRYIKPDFVHVFVNGKIVEEGGPELAEKLESEGYERYVAGAGTAAI; encoded by the coding sequence GTGAGCACCCTCGAGATCCGCGACCTCCAGGTGTCGGTCAAGCTGCCCGAGGGCGAGCTCAAGCCGATCCTGCGCGGCGTCGACCTGACCGTACGGTCCGGCGAGACGCACGCCATCATGGGGCCCAACGGCTCCGGCAAGTCCACGCTGGCCTACTCGCTGGCCGGCCACCCGCGGTACGAGATCACCGGCGGCACCGTCACGCTGGACGGCGTCGACGTGCTGGCGATGACCGTGGACGAGCGGGCCCGCGCCGGCCTGTTCCTCGCCATGCAGTACCCGGTCGAGGTTCCCGGCGTGTCCGTGGCCAACTTCCTGCGCACCGCGAAGACCGCGATCGACGGCGAGGCGCCGAAGCTGCGCACCTGGGCCGGCGAGCTGCGCGGCGCCATGGAGCGGCTGCAGATGGACCCGGCGTTCGCCCAGCGCAACGTGAACGAGGGCTTCTCCGGCGGTGAGAAGAAGCGCCACGAGATCGTCCAGCTGGAGCTGCTCAAGCCGAAGATCGCCATCCTCGACGAGACCGACTCCGGCCTCGACGTGGACGCGCTGCGGGTGGTCTCCGAGGGCGTCAACCGGGTCCGCGAGAGCGGCGACACCGGCCTGCTGCTGATCACGCACTACACCCGGATCCTGCGCTACATCAAGCCGGACTTCGTGCACGTCTTCGTCAACGGCAAGATCGTTGAGGAGGGCGGCCCGGAGCTGGCCGAGAAGCTGGAGTCCGAGGGCTACGAGCGGTACGTCGCCGGCGCCGGCACGGCCGCGATCTGA
- a CDS encoding COX15/CtaA family protein: MTPAPPTSDPGAVRNLDRWLRGFGLASLVANVGIVVTGGAVRLTKSGLGCPTWPRCTDESYTTTPEMGIHGIIEFGNRLLTFVVIAIAIAALLAAVLERPRRRRLVTLGLVTLLGIPMQGVIGGITVLTNLNPWVVGLHFLGSIFVITTAYLFWRRTVDHPVTTTPPRPLRHLAWITTLVSLAVVVVGVIVTGAGPHSGDGGAKRNHLDPELISQLHVDLVMLLIGLSVAFYFAARLAGAPTGPAILLLVVELSQSTVGFVQYFTHLPVILVGAHMLGACLVWIATLHVLHATRPAGEHTTA, translated from the coding sequence ATCACGCCCGCTCCGCCCACCTCCGATCCCGGAGCCGTCCGGAACCTGGACCGCTGGCTGCGAGGGTTCGGCCTGGCGTCCCTCGTCGCGAACGTCGGCATCGTGGTCACCGGCGGCGCGGTCCGGCTCACCAAGTCCGGCCTGGGCTGCCCCACCTGGCCCCGCTGCACGGACGAGTCCTACACCACCACGCCCGAGATGGGCATCCACGGCATCATCGAGTTCGGCAACCGGCTGCTCACGTTCGTGGTCATCGCGATCGCGATCGCCGCGCTGCTCGCCGCCGTACTGGAACGTCCCCGCCGGCGCCGCCTGGTCACGCTCGGCCTGGTCACGCTGCTCGGCATCCCGATGCAGGGCGTGATCGGCGGCATCACCGTGCTGACCAACCTCAACCCATGGGTGGTCGGCCTGCACTTCCTCGGCTCCATCTTCGTCATCACCACCGCGTACCTGTTCTGGCGCCGCACCGTCGACCACCCGGTCACCACCACTCCCCCGCGCCCGCTGCGCCACCTCGCCTGGATCACCACGCTGGTCAGCCTCGCCGTGGTCGTCGTCGGCGTCATCGTCACCGGCGCCGGCCCCCACTCCGGCGACGGCGGCGCCAAGCGCAACCACCTCGACCCCGAGCTCATCTCCCAGCTCCACGTCGACCTGGTCATGCTGCTGATCGGCCTGTCCGTCGCGTTCTACTTCGCCGCCCGGCTGGCCGGCGCCCCCACCGGCCCCGCGATCCTGCTGCTCGTGGTCGAGCTCTCCCAGAGCACCGTCGGCTTCGTCCAGTACTTCACCCACCTCCCGGTCATCCTGGTCGGCGCCCACATGCTCGGCGCCTGCCTGGTCTGGATCGCCACCCTCCACGTCCTGCACGCCACCCGCCCGGCGGGGGAGCACACCACGGCGTAG
- a CDS encoding restriction system modified-DNA reader domain-containing protein: MVTPDRIRSTYLIDGRRVVLRDLLAAGLLAPGTALSFTRPRMRESYSAVVTEDGRIRLENGEEFQSPSRAAMAAANTRVLDGWHAWIVEPEHRPLDALRQELLDKAVSEAPPIAAETAGDGHLSRVHERLREMRRRADANDPQSTTVRELLSLWGAHDRGDQVSRIEADLANHGLATRPGFRSVTLDATVQMITAAQEIAQEEAAEPEPDVTVLPEDDEDDAEPRHAWLTVGNLSPLSGVESVPPTASMNEAVTKMSLNDYSQLAVMSGKHQLRGAVTWQSISQARHRNSDARLADATIDAQAVPYDTDLFDVLDRVRRSGFVFVKNERNEVAGVVTTDDIVARYGETANPFILIGDLDRALRRAIAARILLDDVKALCSSRINGFDDMSMGDYQRVLESEAQWERLNWQLDRKAFIGRLDEIRRIRNKVMHFNPDPLPEDTVLMLRNMNTTLRRLAG, translated from the coding sequence ATGGTGACGCCCGACCGCATCCGGTCCACATATCTCATCGACGGACGCCGCGTCGTCCTACGGGACCTACTCGCCGCGGGACTGCTCGCCCCGGGCACGGCGCTCAGTTTCACACGGCCGCGCATGCGTGAGTCGTACAGCGCTGTCGTCACCGAGGACGGCCGGATCCGCCTCGAGAACGGGGAGGAATTCCAGTCGCCGTCCCGTGCCGCAATGGCGGCCGCGAACACGCGGGTACTGGATGGCTGGCACGCCTGGATCGTCGAGCCTGAACACCGGCCCCTCGACGCACTGCGGCAAGAATTGCTGGATAAAGCGGTCTCGGAGGCGCCTCCGATCGCGGCCGAGACGGCCGGTGACGGCCATCTGTCCCGCGTGCACGAACGCCTGCGAGAGATGCGGAGGCGGGCGGACGCGAACGATCCGCAGTCGACGACGGTCCGTGAACTACTGTCGCTGTGGGGCGCGCACGATCGCGGCGACCAGGTGAGCCGCATCGAGGCGGACCTGGCCAACCACGGTCTCGCCACCCGGCCGGGATTCCGGAGCGTAACGCTGGACGCGACGGTTCAAATGATCACCGCAGCGCAGGAGATCGCCCAGGAGGAGGCCGCAGAACCGGAGCCCGACGTCACCGTCCTGCCGGAGGACGACGAGGACGACGCCGAGCCGCGCCACGCCTGGCTCACGGTCGGCAACCTGTCCCCATTGAGTGGCGTCGAGTCGGTGCCACCAACGGCATCGATGAACGAGGCCGTGACCAAGATGTCGCTCAACGACTATTCGCAGCTCGCGGTGATGTCGGGCAAGCATCAGTTACGCGGCGCGGTGACCTGGCAGTCGATCAGCCAGGCGCGGCACCGGAACTCGGACGCACGATTGGCCGACGCCACGATCGACGCGCAGGCGGTCCCGTACGACACCGACCTCTTCGATGTGCTGGACCGAGTCCGCCGATCCGGGTTCGTCTTCGTCAAGAACGAGCGAAACGAAGTGGCGGGCGTCGTCACCACCGACGACATCGTGGCCCGCTACGGGGAGACCGCGAACCCGTTCATCTTGATCGGCGATCTGGACCGTGCACTGCGACGGGCGATCGCCGCCCGGATCTTGCTGGACGACGTGAAAGCGCTCTGCAGCTCGCGCATCAACGGCTTCGATGACATGTCGATGGGCGACTACCAGCGAGTGCTGGAGAGCGAGGCCCAGTGGGAACGTCTGAACTGGCAACTCGATCGAAAGGCCTTCATCGGACGGCTGGACGAGATCCGACGGATCCGGAACAAGGTCATGCACTTCAATCCGGATCCGCTGCCGGAGGACACCGTACTGATGCTACGGAACATGAACACCACGCTGCGCCGTCTCGCCGGCTGA
- the sufU gene encoding Fe-S cluster assembly sulfur transfer protein SufU, whose amino-acid sequence MLDGLYQEIILDHYKHPHGRGLRDPFAGEAHHVNPTCGDEVTVRVAVDPDGVLSDISYDGQGCSISQASASVLHELLQGRRPDEAARVHAAFAHLMGGRGAVEPDEELLGDGVAFAGVAKYPARVKCALLPWMAFKDAAARAGVAVTTPAA is encoded by the coding sequence ATGCTTGACGGGCTCTACCAGGAGATCATCCTGGACCACTACAAGCACCCGCACGGGCGCGGGCTGCGTGACCCCTTCGCCGGGGAGGCGCACCACGTGAATCCCACGTGCGGCGACGAGGTCACCGTGCGCGTCGCGGTGGACCCGGACGGCGTGCTCTCCGACATCTCGTACGACGGGCAGGGCTGCTCGATCAGCCAGGCGTCCGCCAGCGTGCTGCACGAGCTGCTGCAGGGCCGCCGGCCCGACGAGGCGGCCCGGGTGCACGCGGCGTTCGCCCACCTGATGGGCGGGCGCGGCGCGGTCGAGCCGGACGAGGAACTGCTCGGTGACGGCGTCGCCTTCGCCGGCGTCGCGAAGTACCCGGCGCGCGTGAAGTGCGCGCTGCTGCCCTGGATGGCGTTCAAGGACGCGGCGGCGCGTGCCGGCGTGGCCGTGACCACACCCGCTGCCTGA
- a CDS encoding ParA family protein, whose product MLSYPPGGCLVHVVSVMNYKGGVGKTTLTANIAAETANLGHRVLVIDLDPQANLTLSFYTTTEWQEELRENRTIKRWYDGDSPGQKVPLAELVVTPPRVNERIQDTGGRLDLIASHLGLIDIDLQWERSSTAATTSTRRPENIFLCMTAWPTHYRHRSSATTTSS is encoded by the coding sequence TTGCTTTCGTACCCACCCGGGGGGTGTCTCGTGCATGTCGTGTCAGTGATGAATTACAAGGGCGGTGTCGGCAAAACGACGCTGACCGCGAACATCGCGGCGGAAACTGCGAATCTCGGGCATCGAGTTCTGGTCATCGATCTCGACCCGCAGGCAAATCTCACACTGTCCTTCTACACCACAACCGAATGGCAGGAGGAACTGCGCGAGAATCGGACCATCAAGCGCTGGTACGACGGCGACAGCCCGGGCCAGAAGGTGCCGCTAGCGGAACTCGTCGTGACTCCACCACGCGTTAATGAGCGGATCCAGGACACGGGTGGCCGGCTCGACCTCATCGCCTCGCACCTCGGCCTCATCGACATCGACCTGCAGTGGGAGCGATCCTCAACAGCGGCCACGACTTCGACTCGTCGACCCGAAAATATCTTCTTGTGCATGACTGCCTGGCCAACGCACTACAGGCACCGGAGTTCCGCGACTACGACCTCATCATGA
- the sufB gene encoding Fe-S cluster assembly protein SufB, whose protein sequence is MTDQIAQPISQEEHLAALGKYEYGWADSDAAGAAAQRGLSEAVVRDISAKKSEPQWMLDLRLKGLRLFGRKPMPNWGADLTGIDFDNIKYFVRSTEKQAASWEDLPEDIKNTYDKLGIPEAEKQRLVAGVAAQYESEVVYHAIREDLEEQGVIFVDTDTALKEHEELFKEYFGTVIPVGDNKFAALNTSTWSGGSFIYVPKGVQVEIPLQAYFRINTENMGQFERTLIIADEGSYVHYVEGCTAPIYSSDSLHSAVVEIVVKKNARVRYTTIQNWSNNVYNLVTKRAVCHEGATMEWIDGNLGSKVTMKYPAVYMTGAHAKGEVLSVAMAGEGQHQDAGAKMVHAAPHTSSSIISKSIARGGGRTSYRGLIQVLEGSTQSKSTVKCDALLVDTISRSDTYPYVDIREDDVSMGHEATVSKISDDQLFYLMSRGLSEDEAMAMIVRGFIEPIAKELPMEYALELNRLIELQMEGAVG, encoded by the coding sequence ATGACGGACCAGATCGCGCAGCCGATCAGCCAGGAGGAGCACCTCGCCGCGCTCGGTAAGTACGAGTACGGCTGGGCTGACTCGGACGCGGCCGGCGCCGCGGCGCAGCGAGGGCTGTCCGAGGCCGTCGTCCGGGACATCTCCGCGAAGAAGAGCGAGCCGCAGTGGATGCTCGACCTGCGGCTGAAGGGCCTGCGCCTGTTCGGGCGCAAGCCGATGCCGAACTGGGGTGCCGACCTGACCGGCATCGACTTCGACAACATCAAGTACTTCGTGCGTTCCACCGAGAAGCAGGCCGCCAGCTGGGAGGACCTGCCCGAGGACATCAAGAACACGTACGACAAGCTCGGCATCCCGGAGGCGGAGAAGCAGCGCCTCGTCGCGGGCGTCGCCGCGCAGTACGAGTCCGAGGTCGTCTACCACGCGATCCGTGAGGATCTCGAGGAGCAGGGCGTCATCTTCGTGGACACCGACACCGCGCTCAAGGAGCACGAGGAGCTGTTCAAGGAGTACTTCGGGACGGTCATCCCGGTCGGCGACAACAAGTTCGCCGCGCTGAACACCTCGACCTGGTCCGGCGGCTCGTTCATCTACGTGCCGAAGGGCGTGCAGGTCGAGATCCCGCTGCAGGCCTACTTCCGGATCAACACGGAGAACATGGGCCAGTTCGAGCGGACGCTGATCATCGCGGACGAGGGCTCGTACGTGCACTACGTCGAGGGCTGCACCGCCCCGATCTACTCGTCCGACTCGCTGCACAGCGCGGTCGTCGAGATCGTCGTGAAGAAGAACGCCCGGGTGCGGTACACGACCATCCAGAACTGGTCGAACAACGTCTACAACCTGGTCACCAAGCGCGCCGTGTGCCACGAGGGCGCGACCATGGAGTGGATCGACGGCAACCTCGGCTCCAAGGTCACCATGAAGTACCCGGCGGTCTACATGACCGGCGCGCACGCCAAGGGCGAGGTGCTCTCCGTGGCGATGGCCGGCGAGGGCCAGCACCAGGACGCGGGCGCGAAGATGGTGCACGCGGCGCCGCACACGTCGTCCAGCATCATCTCGAAGTCGATCGCCCGGGGCGGCGGCCGCACCTCGTACCGTGGCCTGATCCAGGTCCTGGAGGGCTCGACCCAGTCGAAGTCGACGGTGAAGTGCGACGCGCTGCTGGTCGACACGATCTCCCGGTCGGACACCTACCCCTACGTCGACATCCGCGAGGACGACGTGTCGATGGGGCACGAGGCCACGGTCTCGAAGATCAGCGACGACCAGCTCTTCTACCTGATGAGCCGCGGCCTCAGCGAGGACGAGGCGATGGCGATGATCGTGCGCGGGTTCATCGAGCCGATCGCCAAGGAGCTCCCGATGGAGTACGCGCTGGAGCTCAACCGCCTGATCGAGCTGCAGATGGAAGGCGCCGTCGGTTAA
- a CDS encoding non-heme iron oxygenase ferredoxin subunit yields MPATVRVAAVAEIAKGTAIAVEVEGVPLAVVHTDDDEFHAVHDECSHATIPLSEGEVDGCTLECWLHGSRFDLRTGEPSGLPATEPVAVFPVEVRDGDIYVDLNPSNGVTL; encoded by the coding sequence ATGCCGGCAACGGTACGGGTGGCGGCCGTCGCCGAGATCGCCAAGGGAACGGCCATCGCGGTGGAGGTGGAGGGCGTCCCGCTCGCGGTCGTGCACACCGACGACGACGAGTTCCACGCCGTCCACGACGAGTGCTCGCACGCCACCATCCCGCTCTCCGAGGGTGAGGTCGACGGCTGCACCCTGGAGTGCTGGCTGCACGGCTCGCGCTTCGACCTGCGGACCGGCGAGCCCAGCGGCCTGCCCGCCACCGAGCCGGTGGCCGTCTTCCCCGTCGAGGTCCGTGACGGGGACATCTACGTCGACCTGAATCCGAGTAATGGAGTAACGCTGTGA